In Lysobacter sp. FW306-1B-D06B, the sequence CGCTGCAGCGAAAGCTCGTCCGCATCCACCAGCTGCGCCAGCGGAATCGCCGCCCCACTGTTCCAGTAGGCGTCGAAGATGCGCGCGGTTTCGCGCACGGGCTCACCGACCACCGCAAGGTCCGCATCAAGGAAGTTGGATTCCTCGGCCGCGCCGAAATACTCGTCGCCGATGTTGCGCCCGCCGACCACGGCGACGCGGCCGTCGGCGATCCATGCCTTGTTGTGCATGCGCCGGTTGAGGCTGAAGACCCGCAGCAGCATCTCCACGCCGCGCAGGAAGTACGACTGCCGGGCGCGCGATGGATTGAACATGCGCACCTCGATGTTCGGGTGGCGGTCCAGCGCGGCCAGCACGGAATCCTTCGCGTGCGAATTCAGGTCGTCCAGCAGCAGCCGCACGCGCACGCCGCGGTCGGCAGCGGCAAGGACCTCGTGCACGATCAGATTGCCGGTCAGGTCCGGCTTCCAGATGTAGTACTGCAGATCCAGGCTGCGCCCGGCGGTGCGCGCAGTGACCGCGCGGACGGTGAAGGCGTCCAGGTTGTCGGCGATCAGCGACAGCCCGGCCTGCCCGGGATGCGCCTGCTCCAGCGGCGCGATGGCGCGATCCAGCGCGGTCTCCACGCGGTCGGCGGGAATCGACTGCACGGGCGCGCCGCGTGCGCGTTGCGCGAAGCGGCCGTAGCTGTAGACCGACAGCAGCGAAGCCGCCACCAGCACCAGCACGACGATGCCGATCCACCGCAGCTTCCGGGTCATGTGCATCCCGCATGGGCCATGGCGTCCGATTCTAGCCACGCACCTGCAACGAAGTTTTCACGCGATGGCATCACGACGCCATGCGGGGCACCCGCTAGACTCCCGCGAGCTTCCCTGCCTGCCCGTTCCAGATGACCCGTCGCATCGCGCCCGTCCTGATTGCCCTGCTCGTCTCTGCCTGCGCCAGCGCTCCGAAGGTCGCGCTTCCGGTGGAGGCGCGCCTGCACCCCGGCCAGCGCATGGCGCTTCCGGAGAACGCACGCATCACCTACATCGGCACCGTCAACGACTCGCGCTGCCCGCCGGACGTGACGTGCGTGCACGCCGGCGACGCCGACGTGCGCCTGCGCTTCCAGAAGCCCGACACCGTGCTCGACGTGGTGCTCAAGGCCTCCGAACTGGGACAGCCGCGCGCCATCGGCGCCTGGCGCGTGACCCTGCTCGCGCTGTCGCCGGGTCCGCGTCCGGCCGCGACGCTGCGCGTGAACGACGCCGCCCGCTGAGCGCGACGCACGGCGGTACATGCGACGACGCGCGGGGATGTGACACCCTCACCGCACGCTCGCTTCCGGAGATCCCGCCATGACCCTCATCGTTTCCCCCCGTGTGCACGACCTCGGCGGGTTCCAGGTGCGTCGCGCCGTGCCGAGCATCCAGGCGCGATCGGTCGGGCCGTTCGTGTTCGTCGATCACATGGGGCCGGCGGTGTTCGAAGTCGGGCGCGGCATCGACGTGCGTCCGCACCCGCACATCGGGCTGGCGACGGTGACCTTCCTGTGGTCGGGCACGATCACCCACCGCGACACGCTCGGCAGCCTGCAGGACATCAACCCGGGCGACGTGAACTGGATGACCGCCGGCCGCGGCATCGCCCATTCCGAACGCACGCCGGGCACGCTGCGCGAGCACCAGCATCCGCTGCACGGCATGCAGACCTGGGTCGCGCTGCCGCGCGGCAGCGAAGAAGCCGACCCGGGCTTCTTCCACCACCCCGCCGCGACCCTGCCGCAGCAACGCCGCGACGGCAGCTGGCTGCGCGTGGTGGCCGGGCGCGGCTACGGCGAGGAATCGCCCGTGCGCGTGTACGCCGACACGCTCTATGTCGCCATCGACCTGGACGCCGACGCCGAACTCGCCCTGGACGACAGCCACCCCGAGCGCGCCCTCTACGTGCTGGAAGGCGACGCCCAGCTCGACGGCGCCGACATCCCGGCCATGCACCTGATCGTGCTCGACCCCGGCACCCGGCCGACACTGCGCGCCCGCACGCCCGTGAAGGCGATGCTGCTGGGCGGCGAGCCGCTCGACGGCCCGCGCCACCTGTGGTGGAACTTCGTGTCCAGCTCGAAGGAGCGGATCGAGCAGGCCAAGCAGGACTGGCTGGAGGGACGCTTCGGCAAGGTGCCCGGCGACGACGAGTTCATCCCCCTGCCCGAGCGCTGACCGGCCCGACCCATTGGCTTTGCGGATGATCGGCCCCGACTCATAAGCCTGGCTGTTTGCCTATTAAGTCTGGTTATTTGTCAAGTGCCGTTTTCTGGACTATGTTCGACCCAGATCGGCCGAAGCGGTCACGGTTCGCCGGTCAGCGCAGCCCGCCTCATGGGCTGTTTCGTTGCAAGGGGTTGTAACGACTACAGGGGGTTTGTCGTGAAGACGACGGCATGGCGTATGTCGGCCCTGCTCGTGCTCGCCGGTGTGGGCATGGCGAGTGCGCACGCGCAGAGCACGCAGGAAGGTAACTGTCCCCAGCTGCCCGCCGAGGCGGGTCTGGTCTGGGAATACAAGGCCACGGGCGGCGCCGACTTCTGTCGTGCACTGCGCGCCGATGGCTCCGAAGCGTTCGGTCTCTACATTTCGCGCAAGGCGAACTTCGAGCCCAAGCGCGGCAATCGCGCCGAGCCGGGCGTGATCGACGGCCAGAGCATCCACTGGTATCGCGGCGAAGTGGCGACGCGTCCGAACGTGGAAGTCCGCGAAACGCTGGTCGAATTGCCCGACGGCCGCGTCGCGCACATCTGGCTGCAGGCCGAGCAACCGCAACTGGCACCGGCGATCAGCCAGGCGCAGTCGCTGCGTTTCCCGGCCACGCGTCTGAGCAGCAACTGAGCCTTGCCGTGACGGCCCTTCCGCCCGCCAGCCGCGGGCGGAAAGCCGTCAATCGGCCCGGGCGTGCAATCAGCTTCTTTCGCAGTTACCGTCCTCCTCGCCGCTCCTAAGATCGGCCGCTTTCGCGCGCGGAACACATCCCGGCGCGTATCGGTTCGATTCCATCGGTTCCATGGGCAGGAGAAACAACATGATCAGGAAGCTTGCGGCCGAGTTCATCGGCACGTTCTGGTTGGTGCTTGGCGGTTGCGGAAGTGCAGTGCTCGCGGCGAAGTTCAATTCGGGCGGTGTCGAGATCGGCATCGGCCTGGTCGGCGTCTCGCTCGCCTTCGGCCTCACGGTCCTCACCGGCGCGTACGCGCTGGGTCATATCTCGGGCGGCCATTTCAATCCTGCCGTGAGTTTCGGCCTGTGGGCCGGCGGCCGTTTCCCGACCGGCGAACTGGTGCCTTACATCTTCGCCCAGGTGCTGGGCGGCATCCTCGCCGCGTTCGTCCTGTTGCATATCGCCGGTGGGGCGCCGGGCTTCACCATCGATCCCAATGCCGCCGGCACGTTCGCCACCAACGGCTTCGGCTCGCACTCGCCCGGCGGGTACGGCATCGGTGCGGCGTTCCTGTGCGAGCTGGTGATGACGGCGATGTTCCTGATCGTGATCCTCGGCGCCACGCACACGCGCGCGCCGGCGGGCTTCGCGCCCATCGCGATTGGTCTTGCGCTGACGCTGATCCACCTGATCTCCATCCCGGTCACCAATACGTCGGTGAACCCGGCGCGTTCCACCGCCGTGGCGGTGTTCGGCGGCCCGGTGGCGATGTCGCAGCTGTGGCTGTTCTGGGTCGCGCCGATCGCCGGCGGCCTGCTCGGCGGCGTGGTCTATCGCTGGCTCGGTCAGTACGGTCCGGAGGTCGCGGGCACGCGTCGCTGATCGCTGCGTCTTCGATGCAATGAAGAAAGGCCACGCGCGAGCGTGGCCTTTTTTTTGATGACTCGCCGAAACGGCATTGCTTCTGTAGCCCGGGTAAGGCCGAAGGCCGCACCCGGGGCCCGGCGCCGGACACACCTCCCCGGGTGCGCTGCGCGTACCCGGGCTACAACGGGCTAAAAACGCCCTTCCTGGTAATCGACGAACGCCTGCATGATCTGCTCCTTGGTGTTCATCACGAACGGGCCGTAGCGCGCGACCGGCTCGCGCAGCGGACGGCCGGCGACGAGGATCGCGCGCAGGCCGCCGTCGCCGGCTTCCAGGCGCACGGTACGACCGCCGATGAGCACGGCGATTTCCTGCGTCGACAGCGGCCGCGCATCGCGTCCCTCACCGAGGGAACCGGCGCCTTCGAATACATAGGCGAACGCGTTGTGGCCTTCGGGCAAGTCATATTCCCAGCGCGCGCCGGGGGCGAGTTCGATGTCCAGGTAGACCGGATCGGTCGCCGGCTGGCGAATGGGACCGGCGACGTCGCCGACGCGCCCCGCGATGACCTTCACGCGCACGCCTTGCGCCGGTTGCAGCAGCGGAATGCGGTCGGGCGCGAACTCCTGGTACTGCGGCTCCGCCATCTTCTCCGCGGCCGGCAGGTTCACCCACAGCTGGAAGCCGCGCATGCGGCCTTCCTGCTGCTCGGGCATTTCCGAATGCACCAGGCCGCGGCCGGCGGTCATCCACTGCACGCTGCCGGGCACGAGCACGCCTTCGTTGCCGTGGTTGTCCTTGTGGCGCATGCGGCCGTCGAGCATGTAGGTGACGGTCTCGAAGCCACGGTGCGGATGCTCGGGGAAGCCGGCGAGGTAATCCTCGGGCTTGTCGGTGCCGAACTCGTCCAGCATCAGGAACGGGTCGAGCATTTCCAGCTGCGGCGTGCCGATCACGCGCGTCAGGCGCACGCCGGCGCCGTCGGAAGCGGGCATGCCGCGCAGGGTGCGGCCGATGCGGGCGAAGTCGTGGGCGTTGCTCATGGGAGTCTCCTGTTGCCTGCCCGTCAATGTCGGGCCGACCGCGCCGCCCGGCCAGTGCCGTGGGTGGAACGGTCCATGTTCCGGGCTCCCGTGACGGCTCCTTCTTCTGCCCCTCCCCCTGCTTGCAGGGGGTGAGGAGGGATGCTTGCGCGCCACAGGCGCGCTTCCCGACGAACGCCATCGGGCCGCGCCCGATGGCTGCGCGCCCATCCATGGGCGTCGGCGCGCCTCCCACCATCACCACCCGATGCCAATACCCGCACCCGCGCTCTGCTCGCTGCCGCTGAAGGCCGCGCCCATGGAGAACGACACGTTCGGCTTCAGCCGGCGCTGGTAGCCGATCGACACCGCTTCCTCGCCTTCCGAGTAACCGGCGCCGACTGACACGCGGTTGTCTGTCTGGATGTTCGCCGCACTGGAGGCCATGTGGATCATCGCGGCGTTCATCGCGCCCTGGCGGTTGATGCGGCGATCCGTGTGGCGGAACTCGTCCTCCACCTCGCCGCGCAGGTCTTCGATGGCCTGCATCGGCACGGCGACGATCTCCTGCACGCGCGCGTCCGTGTACGCGTTCGCCTGCGTCAGCGTGGTGACCGATTGCGCCTGCATCTGCTGCACGTTCACCGCGTCCGTCGGCGCGCTGCCGGCGGCGACGTTGGCGACCTGGCGTTCCGCGCCGGCCGAACCGACCGACACCGTATTGGCACGATCGGCCACCGAGTTGGCACCGAGCGCAACGCTGTTGTCCGCGCTGGCCTGCGCGTTGCTGCCGGCGGCGACCGCATTGGTGCCGGTCGCGGTCGCCGGCCCCGCGTCCTGCGCGGTGAAGCGTGCATCGCTGCCGCCGCCTCCACCGCCCTGCGACTGGAGGAACTGCAGCGCCGAAGCCACGTCGTTGAAGACGTTGCCGTCGAGCACGAACTGCGGCGCCTGCAACACGTTGCCGTTGACCAGCGCGCCGCTGCCCGTCAGCGCGTTGCTCATGCTCTGCAAGCTGCCGTACAACTGGCCGCCGTTGATGGCCTCGGTGCTGCCCGCGCCAACCGCACCGTCGCCGAGGTTCACGATCTTGTTGGGCCCGGCGCCCAGATGGTTCGCACTGAAGGCATTGGCGCCCGCGTCCCACAGCAACGCGTCACCCGCCGCCACCTGCACCGCGCGCAGCTGCGCGACGTTGACCGCGTCGGTGTCGTCGCTGCCCGCCGCGACGTGCGTCAACTTGCGTGCCGCCGATGCCCTGCCGAAGGACACCTCGCCGATGGAGTTCTGCGGTGCCGCCAGTCCGAAGGCCGTGTAGCCCGTCTGCGGGCCGACCGTGGTGACCGATTCGGCGCCGATGGCGACCGACAGCAGATGCGAACTGACCGCGCCGGTGCCCAGTGCGACCGACAGCGGCTGCAATGCGAGCGCACTGCCGCCGAGCGCAACGCTGCCCGCACCGAAGGATTCCGCCTGCACGCCCACGGCCACGCCGGACGTGCCTCCGACGAGCGTGTTGCGACCGATGGCGATGCCGTCGCTCGCGGCCGTTTCGATCGTCGCTCCGTTGCCGATGCCGATGCCGCTGTCGGCATTCACCACCGCCAACGGACCGACCGCGATGGACTCGGCGCCGACCGCCAGCGAGTCGGCCTGCGTCGAATTGGCGTGGAAGTACATCGAACCCGCACTCGACACGCCGCCGATCGCGCTCTGCAACTGCCGCACGGTCACGGCATCGCTGCCTTCCGTGCCGTCGGCGACGTTGATGATCTGCCGGTAGGCGGTATCGGTGCCGACCGAGATGGCACCCAGCAACGTGCGGTCCGTCGTGTTGAACGGAATGACGTGGATGCCCGCCGGGATCACCCCGACGGCCGGCGCGATGGCGCGGCCGGACACGGAGCCCGCGCCCAGCGCCACGCCGCCGTCCACGGTCGTGCTCGCGCCGAAGCCGAGCGCCGTGCCCTGCGTCGCGCCGACGTTCGTGTTCGCGCCGAAAGCCGATGACTGCAACGCACCGACGGCGATGACGCTGTCGGCGCCCACCGCCGTGCTCTGGTCGGCGAGCACCTGTGCGTTGCGGCCGACCGCCGTATCGGACGGCCCGGCGGCGCGGCTGGCGGCACCGACCGCGACGCTGTTCGCGCCCAGGGCCTGCGCGCCCGCGCCTGCGGCGACGGAGGTCAGTCCGCTGGCGACCGCGTCGTCGCTGCCGTCGTTCAATCCGTCCGCCTTGAAGTAGCGCGTGCTCGCGCCGACGACGATGCCGAGCTGGCTGACGTTCACGCCATCGGTCGGCGCCACGCCGGGCGCCACGTTCACCAGCCGGCGTTCCGCACCGACGGTGCCGAAGGACACCGTGTTGGCCAGATTGGCGACGCTGCCCGCGCCTAACGCGACGGCGTTCACCGCCGAGACGCTGCTGCCGAAGCCCAGCGCCGTGCCCTGCGACGCGGTCACGCTGGTGTTGGCGCCGAACGCCGACGCCTGCAATGCGCCCACGGCGATCGTCGCGTTCTCGCCGACGGCCGTGCTCTGGTCGGCGTTGACGCGCGCGTTGCGGCCGATGGCGGTGTCGCCCGGGCCGGCGGCGAAACTCGCCGCGCCCAGCGCGACGCTGCCCGCGCCCGCCGCCGCACTGCCGCGTCCGGCGGCGAAGGCATCCACCTGCGAGGCGACCGAGTCCGCGCCCAGCGCCAACGCACCGGTCTGCGATGCATTGGCGGAGCGGCCGAGCGAAGTCGCATTGGCCGCCGTCGCCTGCGCGTTGTTGCCCACCGCCAGCGCTTCGCTCGCGGTGGCATCGGCGGACTGGCCGAGCGCGACGCTGAGCGAGCCGGTCGCGGTGGAGTTCTGCCCCAGCGCCGTGCTCACGTTGCCCTGCGCCAGCGCCGAGGTACCCAGCGCGACCGAGTTGCTGCCGGTCGCGCGCGCGTTCTGGCCGATGGCGCTGGCCTGCGGCCCCTGCGCGAGCGCGGCGGTGCCGAAGGCGACGCTGTTCTGGCCGTTGGCGACGGCGTTCGCGCCGACCGCGGTGGCGTCCTTGTTGTTGGAACGGCTGTTGTTGCCGATGGCGATGCCGTTGTCGATCGCCGTGCCGCTGGGATCGAGCGCCGCCACTATCGCGCCGGTGCCCACGGCCAGGCCGTTGAGCGAGTTCACCTGGCTGTTGTTGCCGATGGAAATGCCGTTGGCAGCCACGGCGGCGATCTGCGCGTTGGTGCCCATCACCACGCTGTCGGTGGCTGCGGCGCTGGAACGGAAACCGATGGCGATGGTGTTGCCCGCCTGCGCCTGCGCGAGCGTGCCCACGGCGGTGCTGTTGGTCGCCGTCGCGCGCGAGCCGCCGCCCAGCGCCAGCGCCGCCTGCTGCGTGGCGCTGGCATCGAAGCCGAACGCCGCGCTGCCCAGCGCGGTCGCGTGCGAGATCGTGCCGACCGCCGTGCTCGCCTGCGCGGTGGCGGTGCTGTCGGAGCCGATGGAAACGGTGCCGGTGTCGGTGGCCTGCGCGGCCGGACCGAACGCGATGGCGCCTTGCCCGGACGCCAGCGTCACTTCGTTCGCGTCCACCACGCCGTTGGCGTTGCTGTCGTTCCAGCCGCCGATGGCGGTGGTCAGCGTGTTCGTCGCCGAACTGCGATACCCCAGCGCCAGGCTGCTCTGCCCGCTGGCGACGACCTCGTTGCCCGCGGCCATGCTGGTCGCGCCGGTGGCCTGCGAACCGCCGCCGACGGCGAGCGCGCGATCGGCGGTCGCATTGGCGCCGATGCCGAACGCCTGCGCGCCGATCACCGTCGCCTGCGCGCCGGTGCCGATGGCCAGCGTCTGCTCGGCCGTCGCGCGGGCGAACGCGCCCACCGCGATCGCCGCTTCGCCTGTCGCAGTGCTGTTGGAGCCCAGCGCCGTCGTGCCGGGCCCGTTCGCCACCGCCGTGCTGCCGGCGGCGATGCTGAACTGGCCGGTGGTGGAGGCATCGTCGGTGCCGTCGCCCAGGCCGTCGGCCTGGAAGTAGCGGATGCCGTCGGCCACCTGGATCTGCACGGCGTTGAGCTGGCTCAGGTTGACCGCATCCGTCGGCGCGGTGCCGGCGGCGACGTTGACGATCTGCCGCTGCGCGCTGGCCGTGCCCACCGAAACCGTGTTGGCGCGATCGGCCACCGACCCGGCGCCGAGCGCCACCGCGCCGGTCACCGAGACGCTGGCGCCCTGCCCCAGCGCCGTGGCCTGCGCGCCGGTGGCCTGCGCCGCCTGTCCCACCGCCACCGCGTTGGCCGCCGCGCGGCTCTGGTTGCCGAAGGCCGAACCGTTCGCGGCACTCACCTGCGCGTTGTTGCCGATCGCGGTGGCGTTGACGAAGTTGGCCGTCGTCGCCTCGGCGGCGTCGGCGAGGTTGTCGTTGTTGAGGTCGACGAAACCGCCGAACGCCGCAGCGCCTTCCGCGTTTGCGCGCGACTGCCCACCCACCGCGATCGCACCTTCCGCATTGGCCTGCACCTGCGTGCCGACCGCCGTGGCCTGCAGACCGTTGGTGACCGCGCCGGCCCCCAGCGCAACCGCGCCGAAGCCCGTCGCACTGGCCTGG encodes:
- a CDS encoding pirin family protein → MTLIVSPRVHDLGGFQVRRAVPSIQARSVGPFVFVDHMGPAVFEVGRGIDVRPHPHIGLATVTFLWSGTITHRDTLGSLQDINPGDVNWMTAGRGIAHSERTPGTLREHQHPLHGMQTWVALPRGSEEADPGFFHHPAATLPQQRRDGSWLRVVAGRGYGEESPVRVYADTLYVAIDLDADAELALDDSHPERALYVLEGDAQLDGADIPAMHLIVLDPGTRPTLRARTPVKAMLLGGEPLDGPRHLWWNFVSSSKERIEQAKQDWLEGRFGKVPGDDEFIPLPER
- the aqpZ gene encoding aquaporin Z, giving the protein MIRKLAAEFIGTFWLVLGGCGSAVLAAKFNSGGVEIGIGLVGVSLAFGLTVLTGAYALGHISGGHFNPAVSFGLWAGGRFPTGELVPYIFAQVLGGILAAFVLLHIAGGAPGFTIDPNAAGTFATNGFGSHSPGGYGIGAAFLCELVMTAMFLIVILGATHTRAPAGFAPIAIGLALTLIHLISIPVTNTSVNPARSTAVAVFGGPVAMSQLWLFWVAPIAGGLLGGVVYRWLGQYGPEVAGTRR
- a CDS encoding pirin family protein; translated protein: MSNAHDFARIGRTLRGMPASDGAGVRLTRVIGTPQLEMLDPFLMLDEFGTDKPEDYLAGFPEHPHRGFETVTYMLDGRMRHKDNHGNEGVLVPGSVQWMTAGRGLVHSEMPEQQEGRMRGFQLWVNLPAAEKMAEPQYQEFAPDRIPLLQPAQGVRVKVIAGRVGDVAGPIRQPATDPVYLDIELAPGARWEYDLPEGHNAFAYVFEGAGSLGEGRDARPLSTQEIAVLIGGRTVRLEAGDGGLRAILVAGRPLREPVARYGPFVMNTKEQIMQAFVDYQEGRF
- a CDS encoding YadA-like family protein; translated protein: MAAKQQSPRARIAPQHEPLQQARPPRLRSAAWVMALLGAGVCSQAWSQATCTGPGGQVVLGAGSFVCGSSATASNATGNASAFGNQASATGFGAVALGAGAVTNGLQATAVGTQVQANAEGAIAVGGQSRANAEGAAAFGGFVDLNNDNLADAAEATTANFVNATAIGNNAQVSAANGSAFGNQSRAAANAVAVGQAAQATGAQATALGQGASVSVTGAVALGAGSVADRANTVSVGTASAQRQIVNVAAGTAPTDAVNLSQLNAVQIQVADGIRYFQADGLGDGTDDASTTGQFSIAAGSTAVANGPGTTALGSNSTATGEAAIAVGAFARATAEQTLAIGTGAQATVIGAQAFGIGANATADRALAVGGGSQATGATSMAAGNEVVASGQSSLALGYRSSATNTLTTAIGGWNDSNANGVVDANEVTLASGQGAIAFGPAAQATDTGTVSIGSDSTATAQASTAVGTISHATALGSAAFGFDASATQQAALALGGGSRATATNSTAVGTLAQAQAGNTIAIGFRSSAAATDSVVMGTNAQIAAVAANGISIGNNSQVNSLNGLAVGTGAIVAALDPSGTAIDNGIAIGNNSRSNNKDATAVGANAVANGQNSVAFGTAALAQGPQASAIGQNARATGSNSVALGTSALAQGNVSTALGQNSTATGSLSVALGQSADATASEALAVGNNAQATAANATSLGRSANASQTGALALGADSVASQVDAFAAGRGSAAAGAGSVALGAASFAAGPGDTAIGRNARVNADQSTAVGENATIAVGALQASAFGANTSVTASQGTALGFGSSVSAVNAVALGAGSVANLANTVSFGTVGAERRLVNVAPGVAPTDGVNVSQLGIVVGASTRYFKADGLNDGSDDAVASGLTSVAAGAGAQALGANSVAVGAASRAAGPSDTAVGRNAQVLADQSTAVGADSVIAVGALQSSAFGANTNVGATQGTALGFGASTTVDGGVALGAGSVSGRAIAPAVGVIPAGIHVIPFNTTDRTLLGAISVGTDTAYRQIINVADGTEGSDAVTVRQLQSAIGGVSSAGSMYFHANSTQADSLAVGAESIAVGPLAVVNADSGIGIGNGATIETAASDGIAIGRNTLVGGTSGVAVGVQAESFGAGSVALGGSALALQPLSVALGTGAVSSHLLSVAIGAESVTTVGPQTGYTAFGLAAPQNSIGEVSFGRASAARKLTHVAAGSDDTDAVNVAQLRAVQVAAGDALLWDAGANAFSANHLGAGPNKIVNLGDGAVGAGSTEAINGGQLYGSLQSMSNALTGSGALVNGNVLQAPQFVLDGNVFNDVASALQFLQSQGGGGGGSDARFTAQDAGPATATGTNAVAAGSNAQASADNSVALGANSVADRANTVSVGSAGAERQVANVAAGSAPTDAVNVQQMQAQSVTTLTQANAYTDARVQEIVAVPMQAIEDLRGEVEDEFRHTDRRINRQGAMNAAMIHMASSAANIQTDNRVSVGAGYSEGEEAVSIGYQRRLKPNVSFSMGAAFSGSEQSAGAGIGIGW